tctctctctctctgcacgaaCGGTACCTGCATTCAATCAAGATGCAAAAAGGGTTCATGTGCAAAATCAAAGGAAATTATTTTGAATAATCAGGCATTATAATTACAcgatatttctctctttctctctctgcacgggcagtgttttattttatttcattttttttttttcaagaaagggAATCTATAATGAGGCATTTAATgtgcaaaatatcacacacacacacacacacacacacacacacacacacacacacgtataagaCATACTAAATCAGCCTCAGCCATCTATTCTCCTTCCCGTTTCTATAATACTATAATCCTACAACCAGCCCTCAGCTGAACTCGCCACACATACAGTGCATTATTAATAGCCTTACAACATCGACAGTAGGACATCTTCACCTTAAGTTTCGAAACAGGCGCATACACCGAccaggaaaaagaacaaaagaactgaacacaagaaaaaacacccctcccccccccaccccccccttcagcccctcccccccccccccacacacacacccacaggcaaACAAAGAGTGATGAGGAACATgagcaacatacatacacacagggacTAGCAGTGAGAATGCTTTTTTGCCGTGACCAGAACGagaaatgcagtgcaacacacacacacacacacacacgcgcgcgcgcgcgcgcgcacacacacacatacagatacacagacacatacacagaaacagccaagcaaaacgaaacaacatCTGATGAGGGAAGCGATGTTGTCATCCTTTTTACCGACCGACAAAACAACGACAAAGCAAcgacaaagaaacacaaactaaacacaagcacatacacacacaaacgcacgcgcgcacgcacacacacacacgcacacacacacacacacacaagcacatacacacacaaacacacacacacacacacacacacaacaaaacacacacacaacaaaacacagcaacagataaaatacaacatgtcaacacaattaGCGATAAACCCGTAGCTCACAAAACACCAAAGCCAAACgtccctgataaaaaaaaaaagaaagaaaaacaaagccagCCAAATGGAAAGAAGGGGACATGAGAAGATGGAGGATCTGGTATcaaaggcacaaaaaaaaattcaagagccCAGACGGGAAGAGATGggggaagacaaacaaacaaacaaagcacaaaaaaaaaaaaaaaaaaaaaaaaaatcaaaaggaaaTCATGGACAGACAACTCACTTGCTCAAAGGCGCGGATCTTGTCTCGCACGCTGGCGCTTGCCTCCCCTTCCTCGCTGCCGGCCTCCGACTCCAAGCTCTCTGCACGCACCGGGGGTGGAGGCAGGGCTCGGggaccctccatccctcctcctccaacgGCCCCGGAGGCTTTACTCCGAACAGGCACGGGGGGCGGGGCTCTCTTGCCCGCCAGCTTCCCTTCCGAGGAGGGTTCGGGATAAGCGGCGGCGCCTAGGGCCACGGGAAGTCCGTAGGGGTCGtaggtggtggcggcggtggcggGAACGGGTCTGGCCTCGTACGGGAGACTGGAGTCATACACGGGTTTCGAGTCATACACCTGCTTAGGTTCAGCATAGGGCTTAGCTTCGTAGGCAGTGGGCACTGCTTCAAAGGGCGGGGTgtggtcagggtcaaggtcaaggtcgtaGGCGGCGGTCCCTGGGTGTCCCATGCCCAGACTGATGTCGGAGGTGAGCGGCAGGTCCCCGGTGCTGCTGTACTGCAGGGTGTCCTCGTCCAGGTCTGTGCCCGCCGAGGACGGGGAGTGGGGCTTGGGAGGGGAGGAGTCCGAGTCTGGCGGGGTGACCGGGGAGGGGAACATGTAGTGGTCGTTGtccggggaggaggagggcgacaCCGAGGTGCTCTCCGAGAACTCGCGTTTGATGAGCTTGTGCTCCGGGGTGGGCGGCGAGTCCATCACCCGGTAGTGCGGGGACACCGACTGCTCCTCCGCCTCGATGTGCTGGATCAGCAAGGGGCTGGGCTTGGCTTTCAGGTCcttggccttcttcttctccgcagAGTCCTGGCGGGGCATGCCCGGTGAGTCAGAGTCCGAGGttgatcctcctcctccagacCCAGTGCCAGAACTTCCCGATGTCGCGGCAGTTGCGGTGGTAGCAGATGAGGAAGCTGAGCCGGTGGTatcccggtggtggtggtggtggtgatgatggcggtggtggtggccggCCTCGCCGCTCTTCACAACTGGAGGGCTGCTGCGCTGAGGGATGTCCTCGGCTTTCTCCGCGATCCTCACCCCTTTGCCGTGACCGTGACCGTGGCCGTGACCGTGAGCGCCGGCCTTGGCCCTCCTCAAGGAAGGGGACacggaaggggaggaggaggaggaggtggagggtccGCAGATCGTCACGGGCTCTGCCACCGACGATCCCCCGGAAGCTGCCGCAGTCGTCAtcaatgttgacgatgatgatgttgacgacaatGAACTCATCTCCATGGCGGGCTCCGGCAACCGCCTGCGGGGTTTCGGGGGAGGGATGGGCTTGATGTCGGCCGCCCCGCGCTTGACGATGTCCTGCATGCCCTGGGTGATCTTGTTGATCTCGTCGCTGATATGCGCCTCCAGGGCCTTCCTCTGGCTCCGGGCTTCTTCTTCGACACCCCCACTGGCCCCGGCCCTGCCCGAcagggaggaagaggacgaggaggaactgctgctggtggtggaaaGCGGGACGGAGGCAGATGTGGGGGTGGGCTGGGCCTGGCTGGtgcaggaggggaagggggcgtcGTCgtcgttgggggagggggggttgccgTTCTCGTCCTCCTCCAGCTTGGCCAGTCTCTGGTGCTCCTGGATGGCCGCGGCGATGGCCGCTCCGGCCGCCTCGGTGGCCACCTGTGGAGGGGTTGGAACACTGGTGTCATgttttgatgaaaactgtcgtgATACAGATACAATCATTTCAACGCCTCGGTAGCCACCTGTGGTGGTTTGAAACAGTGGTGTCATGTTTTGAAAACTGTCATGATGCAATCATTTCAACGGCTCAGATGCCACATGTGGTGGTTTGAAACAGTGGTGTCATGTTTTGATGAAAACTGTCATGATACAAATACAATGTTTTCAACGCCTCGGTGGCCACCTTCAGTGGGTTGAAACAGTGTAGGATTTTGAACACTGTCATGATGATACAAATATAATCATTTCAATAGGACAACAAGAAAGTCTCATTTTGATCAATTCCTTCAGCTTTGACAGAAACGGCACTTTTGTGCGGTGGGCTGGACTCTACACAAGCCGACTGTTTTCCATACGTTAAGTCATGTTTTCGTGTACATCATACACAAACGGTGTCTCTGCAGGTAAAACTTTCAACAATGcagcaaaaattaaaaacaaatttgAAGTACTGAAGAACGATACATctgacaaatagaaaaaaaaagtaagaaaagaagcGACTGCAGCGACACGCACTTGCTGGGGGAGagtaacccgaatttcacacaaatgattgttagaaatacaatacaatacaattctctGTGCATTGAGGACGTGTCAGGACTAACAATGGTCAGGTACAAAATAAAATATGACTTGTGATCGTAATATATTCGTTGTAAcattggttttttgactcacttgtgtaaacaaagtgagtctatgttttaacccggtgttcggttgtctgtgtgtgtgtgtgtgtgtgtgtgtgtgtgtctgtgtgtccgtggtaaactttaacactgacattttttctgcaaatactttgtcagttgacaccaaattaggcataaaaataggaaaaattaagttctttccagtcatcttgtttaaaacaatattgcacctctgggatgggcacaaaaaaaaagcaaaaaaaaaaaagaagaaaaaaaaaaagcctaattttttgcaaactgcatttactgttatatttatattttttgtattcactaaacttggcactttgatctgatattctgacccaacaacaagagcagtcattattatcattttttgttcaaacaggaacttgttttgctaagcatggaagttttatttattttgcaaacgttttggtgcagtgtgtaaaaaagggaaattactctgtaattaatgctaggggacttaatttgctttaaactgatctttctcaccttaaacattacattttgaaattatagtcaagacataaaaagcttggattttttttaatttttttttttttataaagtgtatcacaagtgagtcttgaaggccttgcctctcttgtttgttgttgttgttttgttattgtttttcttccatAACAGCTGCTTTTTGCCTTGAAGATTTCTtctattgattcattcatttgtttattcatctactgATTCATTACTCCATTAAACATATTCTGTACAGGAGTGATattaacaaaacaataacagaccCTGTAATCACATCAAGGTGGGTGCGaagtcccgtgagcagcatgcgtttaactctctccatacgaacggcgaaagagacgacgttaacagcgtttcaccccaattaccatcatcaaaatattgcaagcggaaggctctcatactgaagaggtgaatgttgacaaagaataccacaattcttacgacggaagctaaaggttgggtcattaagacacccactggacatccgaggggtctgtgaagaggagaagagaggactggccgtactgagtgagttaacgcacgtgaaagaacacttgaacaacaaaagagctgtccgtggcaaaattatgttggaaACTTCTACTTTCATAGTTTTAACATATACactagcagacagaaaaaaagaagagaaaacaaaaaaataaaacaaaatatgggTCCGCGAAGCCCTCTtccaaggggagagcagcctgaatttcacatatgGAAAGCTGTTGCGATAAAATGGTACCcaaacacagtgcaacacaatgcaatacaatgcaacggaATTCATTGCAACGctacacagcacaaaacagtacaacaaagtacaatgcaatacaataaaacacaacgcaatacaatataacaggacacaacacaatacaacacaacacgatacaacaaaacgcactacaacacaacacatcgcactACAATACAACGCATCGAActacacaataacaaaacaacacaatacaacacaacacaacacaacaaaacagaacacacgaCAGAAACGAACACACGACACTCAccagaaacaaaatacaacaacaacacagtccaacacaacacagtttaaacacagcacaacacaatacaaaacagaacacagcacaacacactacagcacagcagagcgaatacacaacacaacactacacatcacaatatagcgcaacacaacgcaacacagaacaacacagtacgacacaacacaacacaatacacaacacagaacacaacacagcacagcacaacacaacacaacacaacgcacaacgcaacacagtacaatgcacaccgcaaccacaatacacaacacagcacaacacaacgtacaacacagtacaccacaccacaacaacccccccaccccctgctcgcCCCCCGCGTCCTCCCACCGCCTAGTACCTTGTAGATCCTGGCCTCCTCATCGTCCTGCCACACGGTGCCGGCCTGGCTCATGTCCTCCAGGTTCTCGTAGCGCCTGAGGGAGCTGAAGGAGGAGAACTCCATCATCTCCTGCCCGTCAGAGCTCTCCTCGCCGCTCCTCCGCTCCGCCTTGAAGGCGAAAGGGTTGGTGATGACGTCGCTGCGGTCCTGGCTGTGTCGGCAGgcgacagagacactgacactgacactgatgttattgccattggcaaagataccacCACCCTTTTgtcaagggggaagggggtggggggtgggggggggtgggggggggggttacaatgcATAGAGCCGATAAGCATGGGGCCAAAATTTGTTTGGCTGCTATAAAGACGCGTATCCAAAAAAGCAAGCAATCGACATATGAACTAAAATATGCTCATCTACACACCAGCACGtgctgacgcacaaccactcatacattcacacgcatttACACCAACACGCATTTATCATCACGCACTTCACCTAATCCATTGTAAATTATCTGACCCAATCAAGCAAACTTTAATCCCTCATTCCACACTCCTATACACTGGTAACCAAAGATAAAACTAAACAATGGTATTCTTTCTACGAAAATCGCTAGCTTCTGAAATAAATTTTTGCGAAAGACATAATTACTTCAttacggcacagagagagagagagagagagagagagagagagagagagagagagagagagagagagagagagagagagagagagagagagagagagagatcaactttTGGTTGTGGTCACTctatggaaggaaggaggaaggagagagagacagacagagagagacagagagaaaacactgaacactgaatgattatAATGATTTAGGCCAACTGCCCCTATCTTAacagatgcaaacaaaacacatttccgATGAAATTCGACAGCAAACTATAACTGTTAGTATGGATGGTGAATACCAGTGTTAACTCTGCACTCAACTCGTatccatccctgtctctttccacggtttcccaccccccaaccctcaacatatacatcttcacattcacattcattTTCACATAATCATTATACGCACATACAGACTTGCCGTCACATCAGCAGAGGGCACATAAAGCACAATAACTATTTGATATGCGTGAAATTATTGACATTTTGAGGATAGCCAAggctctgaagagagagagagagagagagagagagagagagagagagagagagagagagagagagagggtgagagtcaGGTAAGACTGGCATGCACCGCAACGGGTGTGAATCGTTGGAGGAGAGTAAGGAGGGACTGAAATCTATCAAAATTCAAACATTCCTAAGTATATCgtctacagaaaaaaacaacaacaacccaaaaccccaaaacaaacacgcTTTGAGAatataaacctctctctctctctctctctctctcgttcgctcgcccGCTTCTCTCTCTGCAATTATCATGTAGAATGAAAACAATTGTTAGATTTTATAAGAAACAATCCCcaaccaaaaagcaaacaataaacaacaacaacataaccaacaacaaacaaaaaaacaaaccaaaccaaaccaaaacaaacaaacaaacaataaaaccaaaaaaacaaacacaacaacaaacaaacaaaaaaacaacaacaacaaaccaacaaaacaaaaaaaccccaaaaaacaaaacaaaaaaacaaccaaccaaccaatcaacagtTTTTTCATACTTACTGTATCATCATACATGAACGTCATCCCTTTGAAATTCTGTCAGTGTCGCAGCTTTAATTAACGAATGTCAGTCAGTTAATTACTCACACAGCTTTAACGTTTATTCCTGAAATGGAAAGTCCAAGTGTTCAGAACATCCATCCACGCAGTAAACTGGACTGATTGTGACTGTGAGCCAAGACGAACGACACGCTTGAGCCCTGGATCTCAAACACTGTCGCGTGTGGGGCTGAATGAATGTCTTACAAAGACTCGGTGTTTCACTGCGTCATATGTTATGACGTCCCAGATATCGAGCGAGTCTGAGACATATATTTCTTCCATCTGCTTTAAGAAAATATTCAAGTAATCGGATGCACACACATTTAGAAAGGAAGTTTTTGTTTATAACACATTCAAGGCCTTTGTGAAAATTGAACTGTTTATACACATACAACCCAAACGCAAACAAGGCGCAGGCGGGAATACTTCCAAAATTAGAGGCGTACATCTTGTGGGATCTACGACGATTCATAAATGACTGACGCAAGATACTGAGAAGAACTTGTTGTCATTCTCATTCCAAGTCTGCTCCGTTTTCTCTCTCGCTCGTAACTACACATCGATTAACCTTTCTCAGAGTCTTTTCTATGCGGTAGTCTTACGCCTTCAACATGAAAAAAACCTATTGATTTTTGGTATGACGTTGTAAATTCCAGTGcccacattaaaaaagaaaaaaaaagaaaaagagagtttTTAATTACAGCAAATTTTTAATACAGAATATCACTCTTACTGCCTGCTATTTTCGGAAGTTATTAATCCGCTGGAACTCGTGCTTGTGTTGCACATCAGAACAGGACCAGTAGCCCTCGGCTGTGTTGCTAATTTGCGCAACTGAGATAAAGATAGGCTTTCCAGCCAACATCTTCCGTCATCCACGTAGGCTTTCTCGAATTAAAATTTATCAGTCGGGTTCACAGTGAAGAAAAGATGCGTGTTCTggtcatgcggatgagacgattaactaaCGTCCAATGTATAGCAGACAATTTGCGCACAGACAAGAACCTATGGAAGCAAGAGAGGAGTTGTCCTGGGCAAAACATCTGCAGAAAACccactttgacagaaaaaaacagaatataCATTCAGACTGgaaatagagaaaaacaaaaacaaaaccaaaaacaaaacaaaacaaccaggaGTGGTTCAGCATCGAGGAAGCAGTCGGAATATTTGAATTTCACGCATAGAAAgtatgttgtgacaagaaagtaaGGCAATGCACACCACAGCATGTAACACGATGCAATAAGAGATGTTACGATGCCGACAAACTACGCTTCATCACACCCATAGGCCATGTTAAACTGGACACAAGAAAGACAGCAGAGTTGGTGAGTGACGAAGATCCAGAGGATGAGACTTTCAGGCAGAAGGAGCTTGAGACTTTGTGGGTTCTGGGGAGGTTTCTCTGAGAGACCTGTGAGAGCAGGACGCAGCTAAATCAATGTTAAGGACAGAAGATTAGTATTGTGGGGAACATCCTTGGAAATGACGAAGAGCTTATGTGCCAGTTTTgaactgaattctgtactggatgggaaACCAATGTATTGAcgaaagagagtttcagtttcagtttcattttctcaaggaggtgtcactgcgttcggacaaatccatatacgctacaccacatctgctaggcagatgcctgacagcagcataacccaacgcgcttgtcaggccttgagtgcatgctaatatatatatatatatatatatatatatatatatatatatatatatatgtacctagcagcgtggatttctttttacatattttttttttgccagaggacaacactctcgtcgccatgggttctttttcagtgcgctaagtgcagtgctgcacacgggacctcggtttatcgtctcatccgaaagactagacgctcagttttgatttccagtcaaactttggagaaagggcgagagcgggattcgaacccacacctcacggactctctgtgttgaaagctgagcgtcttaaccattctgccaccttcctccatatgcagcaggaagaaagagacagtacAGATAATGTGATCTCTTtttgattcttaaaaaaaaagataactattGCGGCATTACCAGAACCATCTGACGGCGGAATATCAAACCAGAAGACAAAGCAGGAAGCAATGAATCGCAGTAGTCACTGCAACTCGGGATCAAGGTACAGACAAACTGAGTAGTTTCTTAGCTACAGTCAGATACGGTCGAAAGGTGCAAGGTTTttctcagttggaagtttgcCGTGTCACAAAAAGTTACTGACATGGTCAAGTATGAACAGAGCTGAATCAAAATGTGCACCCAGTTTTCCGACAGTTTTGAAAATAAGTCAAGGTATGGTCTGGAATCTAAGAGCAATTATttcaataattatttttttttttttgtatatagcTTTTTCTATTTGGTGCAATTTAAATCACTTTTAACTTttcattcgttttgtttgtttgttgttttcttttttatgttggacacgtgctgctgccaaaacgaaaatatctgtaccaaagtatagacaataaagtttgtgtattgcattgtgtgtatTGTAGACAAAGAACTTGAAAGAATGGCTTCTGTCTTACACTCGTGAAGTCCAAGCTTGTTAAACATCATTCACTCCTTCACCGCGACTGTGCAGAGCTTTATGTTTTGCACAGTGTAAGAcaacgcaaaaaacaaaaaacaaaaaattcccaacaataacaaacaaacaaaaaatcataatataacacagaacaatacagtacgaataacaatacaagacaatgcaacacCACGAACAGTAAAGCACAatgtccacacacccccaccccccaccgtcccccacacaccaccaccaccaccggcctcACCTGGACGACATAGAGTTGGACAAGGAGTACATGGTCAcgtcatcgtcgtcctcctcctcctcctcttcctcctcctcttcctcttcttcctcctcctcgtggtCCATGTCCGACTCGTCCCTGGAGCGCTGCCTCTGCAGCTGCAGCTCCTCCCGCTGCTTGGCTAGCATGTCCTCCTGTTCCGCCTCCTCCACGGAGGGCGACACGTCCAGGATGGGCGAGAGGTCGATGACCGGCGACCAGTCCGTGGACGGGGGGCGCGCCTTCTGCCGCTTGCCGGAGCCCATGTCGATGGACTTGGCCGCGGGGTCCGCCAGCTCCATCTCCTCAAGGTCCTCCGACGTGGAGCTGGTGTTGTCGTAGTAGCCCGGGGACACGGGCGAGGAGGTGGAGTCCGTCGAGTCTACAGAGTCCGGGGAGAGGGGTTCTGAAGGGTGTTGGGGGGTCAGTCCCgctccccctgctccccctccccctcctgcgcCCCCCACCCCGCCGGCCGCCGCCGCCGCGCCGtgcgggaggagggtggtgggggagacgcTCATGGAGGTGAGGGAGGCCGTACTGCTGGCCACTGTGGCCGCGTACGTGGCCAGGTCCATGACAGGGGCCGAGTGAGGAAGGCCCAGTAGCTCGCTCTGGCCGAACCCTTCCTCCACAGAAGACGTCATCATGGAGGTGGATGGGACCggctgggaggaggagaaggaggaggaggaggaagcggtggcgaaggaggaagaagaggaggagaactcCGCttcgttcccccctccccctcctcccccaccggaGCCTCCTCCCCCGCTCCCGCCAGCGCCGTAGGAGGCTA
This genomic interval from Babylonia areolata isolate BAREFJ2019XMU chromosome 8, ASM4173473v1, whole genome shotgun sequence contains the following:
- the LOC143285246 gene encoding uncharacterized protein LOC143285246, coding for MGNEGSALSGSESSTPMSEYNSMYSLGSRLRSSVESTRAPSPQEPPDPDLSHLTGDEVAKIRAVMDRAKAMQEEEQSRARRLEEEYVNFATKIEREASLTEISEAGATTLCPICSRNPLPPAPRTPLSPLSSRPALTVCVDCQKLTCPECGTSHVSAATKLQEWVCTVCERRRKLMMSTGMWYHGYHPDSELPLEKKMTTQEREEMEAASKTAQLQAAMMTSSTTSRDSRDSRDSRDSRDSRESRDSRDSADSRRSDFSSLSADINLLTMTSSQNSELARHMYEQSKVKGILMYMMGPCGPGASLPKSESDDFSDLASDLDFDEIASERSRPDGSSTEEISRDFCVISHPGGGVGDRRQKHRPRSLNLSRSHSSTSDEEGEGEESGGGGEAAMGAMCVMGERKDRRREGELGGHSRSYSDGQQHQGVGSNPGGSQHHHPHHHPHQQQQQRGTGAPSSSSSSSSSSTSASSTHAHSMGQGFHYNHGNHHPPLTHPHGAVLQMRDPNAVMPSEFVDSSKVNSPTPPRSPSWREGLESPPFSPRRRDSYPGKKSRGSPVSPRDSKMQFSYGDISPPSRQMSLEEMCDVQLGATGGGGGGGYDGSGFNAYSMSAMSHRLSPKSPEELSESFTTTTGQPLLFEMPATRGPVPSTSMMTSSVEEGFGQSELLGLPHSAPVMDLATYAATVASSTASLTSMSVSPTTLLPHGAAAAAGGVGEPLSPDSVDSTDSTSSPVSPGYYDNTSSTSEDLEEMELADPAAKSIDMGSGKRQKARPPSTDWSPVIDLSPILDVSPSVEEAEQEDMLAKQREELQLQRQRSRDDQDRSDVITNPFAFKAERRSGEESSDGQEMMEFSSFSSLRRYENLEDMSQAGTVWQDDEEARIYKVATEAAGAAIAAAIQEHQRLAKLEEDENGNPPSPNDDDAPFPSCTSQAQPTPTSASVPLSTTSSSSSSSSSSLSGRAGASGGVEEEARSQRKALEAHISDEINKITQGMQDIVKRGAADIKPIPPPKPRRRLPEPAMEMSSLSSTSSSSTLMTTAAASGGSSVAEPVTICGPSTSSSSSPSVSPSLRRAKAGAHGHGHGHGHGKGVRIAEKAEDIPQRSSPPVVKSGEAGHHHRHHHHHHHHRDTTGSASSSATTATAATSGSSGTGSGGGGSTSDSDSPGMPRQDSAEKKKAKDLKAKPSPLLIQHIEAEEQSVSPHYRVMDSPPTPEHKLIKREFSESTSVSPSSSPDNDHYMFPSPVTPPDSDSSPPKPHSPSSAGTDLDEDTLQYSSTGDLPLTSDISLGMGHPGTAAYDLDLDPDHTPPFEAVPTAYEAKPYAEPKQVYDSKPVYDSSLPYEARPVPATAATTYDPYGLPVALGAAAYPEPSSEGKLAGKRAPPPVPVRSKASGAVGGGGMEGPRALPPPPVRAESLESEAGSEEGEASASVRDKIRAFEQKAFDMILHADFWPTMRLFNIIANIIRVLEQLYNKTTSTVLVVNKRYWFCTTIGVRQGCLLSPTVLDVFLERTMEDTLEDHEGRFH